In Aureibaculum algae, the following are encoded in one genomic region:
- a CDS encoding metallophosphoesterase, whose amino-acid sequence MRYYYKFVLFFVAVFLLNACATYKTQIKKGLVNSTFPDKEIQHTFYLIGDAGNSEIGTSSIALQSFKNEISKASKNSTVIFLGDNIYPKGMPNEEDKNRAFAEHQLNVQTSAVENFKGNTIFIPGNHDWYSGIKGLKRQEDYIEEILGDQTFLPENGCPIEKVDIDENTVLIVIDGEWYLTDWDKHPTINDDCEIRTRNKFFEEFEGLIKKSQGKTTLVAIHNPMFSNGPHAGQFDFKSNLKPLPILGSLKNLIRKTSGISPADTQNKNYNYLIKRIVTLAQENDKVIFVSGHEHNLQYLKKDNLPQIISGSGSKNTATRNVSAEFTSSDSGYAILDIFKDGASFVRFYSAKTNEIIFQTEVLASDKSNQVEAYNKDFPAIVKASVYTDEEVEKTKFYKGIWGKRYRKYYGAKVAAPTVNLDTLFGGVTPIRKGGGHQSKSLRLIDGEGKQYVMRALRKSAEVYLQAMAFKDQYIIGDFEDTYTESLLQDFYTGSHPYAPFTTGELSDAIDLYHTNPILYYVPKQNALGAFNTDFGNELYMIEEHVGDSQQNLKSFGFAKKIESTDDLLKKLRKDEKYVVDDVTYLRARLFDMVIGDWDRHVDQWRWAEFKDKKSDKVVFKPIPRDRDQTFSIMGDGALMQIATRITPPLKLMEGFYDNIRNVKGFNSSPYSLDMIIINQTDKEQWIEQAEFIQKNLTAEVIDRALNMMPKEVQDDTVLEIKRVLLSRIKSLNKTADEYYKIINKFAVIRGTDKDDWFDIERLPNGLTKVVAYRIKNGKKGTIFHERVYDKKDTKEIWIYGLDDDDVFKTFGEGNNLIKIRIIGGQNNDTYNVENGKRVKLYDYKSKKNEFLTNKGSVKLTDDYETNVYDYTKLKNNINQFIPTVGFNPDDGVKIGASNTYTTYGFERNPFTAQHILSGAYYFATNGFEIGYHGEFSNVIGAWNLGLDAKMTSPNYSINFFDFGNETSNPNALDEDNFDMDFNRVKISSLAFKPSLVKIGTYGTRFKVGASYESIEVEETSDRFINIFYNQNQIENSIQFVGVNAEFSYENQDNKAFPTLGMKTRLEVGYKANIDESNGFSYITPSIGFDYKLVPSGQLVLATKIKGNVIFGDNFEFYQAVSLGASDGLRGYRNQRFTGKSSFYQSTDLRLNLTKLKTVILPLHIGVYGGLDYGRVWLDGEDSDKWHNSYGGGIFANAADVMTFQISVFNADEGARFSFGLGFGF is encoded by the coding sequence ATGAGGTATTATTACAAATTTGTATTGTTCTTTGTTGCTGTGTTTTTATTGAATGCGTGTGCTACTTATAAAACTCAAATTAAAAAAGGACTGGTAAATTCAACGTTTCCAGATAAAGAAATTCAGCATACTTTTTACTTAATTGGTGATGCCGGTAATTCTGAAATAGGAACTTCTTCTATTGCATTACAATCTTTTAAAAATGAAATTTCAAAAGCATCTAAAAATAGCACAGTTATTTTTTTAGGAGATAATATTTATCCTAAAGGAATGCCTAATGAAGAGGATAAGAATAGAGCTTTTGCAGAGCATCAATTGAATGTGCAAACAAGTGCAGTAGAAAATTTTAAGGGTAATACCATATTTATACCCGGCAACCACGATTGGTATTCGGGTATAAAAGGCCTAAAAAGGCAAGAGGATTATATTGAGGAAATTTTGGGAGATCAAACTTTTTTACCTGAAAATGGTTGTCCGATAGAAAAAGTTGATATTGATGAAAACACAGTGTTAATTGTTATAGATGGAGAATGGTATTTAACTGATTGGGATAAGCATCCCACAATTAACGATGATTGTGAAATAAGAACGCGGAATAAATTTTTTGAAGAGTTTGAAGGGTTAATTAAAAAATCTCAAGGTAAAACTACACTGGTAGCCATTCATAATCCAATGTTTAGTAACGGGCCACATGCTGGGCAATTTGATTTTAAATCAAATCTAAAACCATTACCTATTTTAGGAAGCTTAAAAAATTTAATTCGAAAAACAAGTGGAATTTCTCCTGCAGATACTCAAAATAAGAATTATAATTACCTTATAAAAAGAATTGTAACCTTAGCTCAAGAAAATGATAAAGTAATTTTTGTTTCTGGTCATGAGCATAACTTGCAATATCTAAAGAAGGATAATTTACCTCAAATTATTAGCGGTTCTGGCTCAAAAAATACAGCAACTCGTAATGTATCAGCAGAATTTACATCTAGTGATTCAGGTTATGCTATTTTAGACATTTTTAAAGATGGAGCTTCTTTTGTTCGCTTTTATTCGGCAAAAACAAATGAAATAATATTTCAAACTGAGGTTTTAGCCTCAGATAAATCGAATCAAGTAGAAGCTTATAACAAAGACTTTCCTGCCATCGTAAAAGCTTCCGTTTATACCGATGAAGAAGTTGAAAAGACTAAATTTTATAAAGGTATTTGGGGTAAAAGATACCGTAAGTATTATGGTGCAAAAGTAGCGGCTCCAACTGTTAATTTAGACACGCTGTTCGGAGGGGTTACGCCCATAAGAAAAGGGGGTGGACATCAATCTAAGTCACTTCGTTTAATAGATGGTGAAGGCAAACAATATGTTATGCGTGCTTTACGAAAAAGTGCCGAGGTGTATCTACAAGCTATGGCTTTTAAAGATCAGTATATTATTGGAGACTTTGAAGATACTTATACCGAAAGTTTATTGCAAGATTTTTATACAGGTTCACATCCTTATGCTCCTTTTACTACAGGAGAATTATCTGATGCTATTGATTTGTATCATACCAATCCTATATTGTATTATGTCCCAAAACAAAACGCATTGGGAGCTTTTAATACTGATTTTGGTAATGAGCTCTACATGATTGAAGAACATGTTGGCGATAGTCAGCAAAATCTTAAAAGTTTTGGATTTGCAAAAAAAATTGAGAGCACTGATGATTTGTTGAAAAAATTAAGAAAGGATGAAAAATATGTTGTTGATGATGTAACCTACCTAAGAGCTCGACTTTTTGATATGGTTATTGGCGACTGGGATAGGCATGTAGATCAATGGCGTTGGGCAGAATTTAAAGATAAAAAATCAGACAAAGTGGTTTTTAAACCAATACCCAGAGATAGAGATCAAACTTTTTCTATAATGGGAGATGGAGCCTTAATGCAAATAGCTACGCGAATTACACCCCCATTAAAACTAATGGAGGGTTTTTATGATAACATAAGAAATGTTAAGGGGTTTAATTCAAGTCCTTATTCTTTAGATATGATTATAATTAATCAGACGGATAAGGAACAATGGATAGAGCAGGCTGAATTTATTCAGAAAAACTTAACCGCTGAGGTAATAGATAGAGCATTAAATATGATGCCTAAAGAGGTTCAAGATGATACCGTTTTAGAGATCAAACGCGTTCTATTGTCAAGAATCAAAAGCCTAAATAAAACAGCTGATGAATACTATAAGATCATTAACAAATTTGCGGTAATAAGAGGGACTGATAAAGACGATTGGTTTGATATTGAACGGCTTCCAAATGGTTTAACAAAAGTAGTTGCCTATAGAATTAAAAATGGTAAAAAAGGTACTATTTTTCATGAAAGGGTGTATGATAAAAAAGATACTAAAGAAATATGGATTTATGGACTTGACGACGATGATGTGTTCAAAACCTTCGGTGAAGGCAACAATCTTATAAAAATTAGAATTATTGGCGGTCAGAATAATGACACCTATAATGTAGAAAATGGTAAAAGAGTTAAGCTTTATGATTATAAGTCAAAGAAAAATGAATTCTTAACGAATAAAGGAAGTGTTAAGTTAACGGATGATTACGAAACAAATGTTTATGATTATACGAAGCTTAAAAATAATATAAATCAATTTATACCAACCGTTGGTTTTAATCCTGATGATGGGGTCAAGATAGGTGCCTCAAATACATATACAACATATGGTTTTGAACGCAATCCTTTTACCGCTCAGCACATCCTTTCGGGAGCTTATTATTTTGCGACTAATGGATTTGAAATAGGGTATCATGGCGAGTTTTCAAATGTTATAGGAGCATGGAATTTAGGTTTGGATGCTAAAATGACAAGCCCAAATTATAGTATTAATTTCTTCGATTTTGGTAATGAAACCAGTAATCCGAATGCACTAGATGAAGATAATTTTGATATGGATTTTAACCGTGTTAAAATAAGTAGCCTTGCATTTAAACCTTCATTGGTGAAAATAGGTACCTATGGAACTCGATTTAAAGTTGGGGCAAGTTATGAGTCTATAGAAGTTGAAGAGACTTCAGATCGATTTATAAATATATTTTACAACCAGAATCAAATTGAAAACAGCATTCAATTTGTAGGTGTAAATGCTGAATTTAGTTATGAAAATCAGGACAATAAGGCTTTTCCTACCTTAGGAATGAAGACCCGATTAGAAGTTGGGTATAAGGCGAATATAGATGAATCTAACGGGTTTAGTTATATTACTCCATCCATCGGTTTTGATTATAAATTGGTGCCTTCAGGTCAATTGGTGCTGGCAACTAAAATTAAAGGAAATGTTATTTTTGGAGATAATTTTGAGTTTTATCAAGCAGTGTCACTTGGAGCAAGTGACGGATTACGTGGTTATAGAAACCAACGTTTTACAGGGAAATCTTCATTTTATCAAAGTACAGATTTACGATTAAATTTAACGAAGTTAAAAACAGTTATTTTACCCTTGCATATAGGGGTTTACGGAGGTTTAGATTATGGTAGGGTTTGGTTAGATGGTGAAGATTCTGATAAATGGCACAATTCTTATGGGGGAGGAATTTTTGCAAATGCTGCTGACGTAATGACTTTTCAAATTTCAGTATTTAATGCAGATGAGGGAGCTCGTTTTTCATTCGGTTTAGGTTTCGGGTTTTAG
- a CDS encoding Pycsar system effector family protein has product MDILQKVEAYVVSQLTEHLSSVYIYHNLSHTQRVVSSVKELAIGEQLTPEQTQIVELAAWFHDIGFINGFKGHEINSSEIAKDFLEGHNVSSQIISSVQNCILATNMESEPENILEKVLLDADCAHLGNSVFSEVNELLREEWNLSSSKKFTDSEWIDENINFFTKKHHYYTNYARINWQKIKDKNLSRLYKSRKKNKQALAKGKMKAGEFKLKKRKAEIPERGIETMFRVTLRNHINLSNIADTKANILLSVNAIIISMALSNLIPKLDNPSNHYLIIPTAIFVSFSLVSMGLSVLATRPNITSGKFTKKDVEDKKVNLLFFGNFHKVKLEEFEWAMGEMMEDRDYLYSSMKKDLYFLGLVLHKKYKILRVTYTIFLIGIIMSVIAFAVAFRTSGVTI; this is encoded by the coding sequence ATGGATATTTTACAAAAAGTTGAGGCATATGTTGTAAGTCAACTAACTGAACATTTATCAAGTGTATATATTTATCACAATTTAAGTCATACCCAAAGAGTTGTAAGTTCTGTTAAAGAACTGGCCATAGGAGAGCAACTAACACCTGAACAAACGCAGATTGTTGAATTGGCGGCATGGTTTCATGATATTGGATTTATTAACGGATTTAAAGGACATGAAATTAATAGTTCAGAAATAGCAAAAGATTTTTTAGAGGGACACAATGTGTCGTCTCAAATTATTTCAAGTGTACAAAATTGCATTTTGGCTACAAATATGGAGTCAGAGCCTGAAAATATTTTGGAAAAAGTATTACTTGATGCCGATTGTGCTCATTTAGGAAATAGTGTGTTCTCGGAAGTTAATGAGTTGTTGCGAGAAGAATGGAACTTATCTAGCTCTAAGAAATTTACCGATTCTGAATGGATTGACGAGAATATTAATTTTTTTACTAAAAAGCATCATTATTATACAAATTATGCCCGAATTAATTGGCAAAAAATTAAAGATAAAAATTTATCTCGATTATATAAATCTAGAAAAAAAAATAAGCAGGCATTAGCGAAAGGTAAAATGAAAGCCGGTGAGTTTAAATTAAAAAAACGTAAAGCCGAAATTCCTGAACGTGGCATTGAAACCATGTTTAGAGTTACGCTTAGAAACCATATTAATCTGAGCAACATAGCTGATACAAAAGCCAATATATTATTGTCAGTAAATGCTATTATCATATCAATGGCGTTATCAAATTTAATTCCTAAGTTAGATAATCCGTCAAATCATTACTTAATTATACCAACTGCTATTTTTGTCTCATTTAGTTTAGTTTCTATGGGGTTATCAGTTTTAGCTACAAGACCTAATATTACGAGTGGTAAGTTTACCAAAAAGGATGTTGAAGATAAAAAAGTGAACTTGTTGTTTTTTGGTAATTTTCATAAAGTTAAATTGGAAGAATTTGAATGGGCTATGGGAGAAATGATGGAAGATAGAGACTATTTGTATTCATCAATGAAAAAAGATTTATACTTTCTGGGCTTGGTTTTACATAAGAAATATAAAATACTAAGGGTTACTTACACCATATTTTTGATTGGTATTATTATGTCAGTCATTGCTTTTGCGGTTGCATTCAGAACATCTGGTGTTACTATTTAA